A stretch of Lathyrus oleraceus cultivar Zhongwan6 chromosome 6, CAAS_Psat_ZW6_1.0, whole genome shotgun sequence DNA encodes these proteins:
- the LOC127097314 gene encoding defensin-like protein 156 isoform X2 yields the protein MAKSSFMTIIVIVFFISGIAMTNARNIWSKECVITRDGQCLPTACKEWCLNTYKGHGACVATVGNPPTYKCVCTYYCST from the exons ATGGCTAAGTCTTCTTTCATGACAATTATCGTCATTGTCTTCTTTATTTCAG gTATAGCAATGACAAATGCTAGAAACATATGGTCAAAAGAATGTGTCATCACTCGTGATGGTCAATGCCTCCCGACAGCTTGCAAAGAATGGTGTTTAAATACATATAAGGGTCATGGAGCATGCGTTGCTACCGTTGGAAATCCTCCTACTTATAAATGTGTTTGCACATACTATTGTTCCACCTAG
- the LOC127097314 gene encoding defensin-like protein 156 isoform X1, which produces MAKFSFMTIIVIVFFISGIAMTNARNIWSKECVITRDGQCLPTACKEWCLNTYKGHGACVATVGNPPTYKCVCTYYCST; this is translated from the exons ATGGCTAAGTTTTCTTTCATGACAATTATCGTCATTGTCTTCTTTATTTCAG gTATAGCAATGACAAATGCTAGAAACATATGGTCAAAAGAATGTGTCATCACTCGTGATGGTCAATGCCTCCCGACAGCTTGCAAAGAATGGTGTTTAAATACATATAAGGGTCATGGAGCATGCGTTGCTACCGTTGGAAATCCTCCTACTTATAAATGTGTTTGCACATACTATTGTTCCACCTAG